CAGTTGAAGATTTCTGACTCGGTTTCCATTGATCAATTTTCTCCTTGTAACCTAATTTCCCGAACCCTAACTGGGGTTCTGTTTTTCTCCCCTATTTTCAAATGCAGAACCCTAATTGGCTCCGATTCCTTAAATATCGCTTAATCCCTAACTTTTATCCATAGCagaaaaaaaaacctgaaaatcTAACTGCTAGGGTTCTTCCCCCGACATATCTTACTAAGGTTTTCACAAAAATCCCTTTTTTCTTCTCTCATGGTGGGAAACGACGATGCTGGTGACCGGAGAGTGTTTTGGAGGTCGGCGTCGTGGTCCTCCTCTCGCACCGGCACCGCTTCCAGCAATAACCCATCCGGTGAGGCGGATCCAAATTCCTGCGGCGGAGACACTGTCACCGGCCAGAATCGCAAGTTCTGTCCGCCGCCACTTACGCCGCGATCGCAGCAGAGTTCCAAGTCCCGGTCGAGCCTGCCGCCCCTCCAGCCGCTTTCGATAGCCCGGCGGAGCCTCGATGAGTGGCCGCAGGCGAGCTCTGATGACATTGGGGAGTGGTTGCCCCCGCAGCCGCCGTTGACCCCTGGTGGCGGCATGAGAGGTAACCCTGGTGAAAGGTTGAAACTTGATCTCTCCTCAATTCAGATGAACAATGATAGGAATTGCAATAATGGCAGTAATAGTAGTGGTAATAATAATAGTTGTAACAATAATGGTGTTAGTGGACTCTTGAAGAGGGATAGAATTGCATTTTTTGATAAGGAGTGTTCAAAGGTTGCTGAACATGTTTACCTTGGTGGTGATGCTGTTGCTAAGAATAGGGATATATTGAAACAGAATGGGATCACTCATATCTTGAACTGTGTTGGTTTTGTGTGCCCCGAGTATTTTAAGGCTGATTTTGTGTATAGAACATTGTGGCTTCAGGATAGTCCTTCGGAGGATATAACTAGTATCTTGTATGATGTGTTTGATTACTTTGAGGATGTTAGGGAACAAGGTGGTAGGGTGTTTGTGCACTGTTGTCAAGGTGTGTCTAGGTCTACTTCGTTGGTGATTGCATACCTCATGTGGAGGGAAGGACAGAGCTTTGATGATGCTTTTCAGTTGGTGAAGGCTGCAAGGGGTATTGCCGATCCGAATATGGGTTTTGCTTGCCAGTTGTTGCAGTGCCAGAAGAGGGTGCATGCAGTTCCTCTTAGCCCTACCTCTTTGCTTAGGATGTATAGGATGGCTCCACACTCGCCTTATGATCCTTTGCATCTCGTCCCCAAAATGTTAACGGATCCTTCGCCTTCCGCATTGGACTCCAGGGGAGCTTTTTTTGTACATATTCCCACTGCAATATTTGTTTGGATTGGTATGAAGTGTGATCCCATCATGGAAAGGGATGCCAGAGGTGCTGTTGGTCAGATTATTCGCTATGAGAAAGCGGAAGGACCCGTTAAAGTGATTAGGGAAGCTCATGAACCTGCTGACTTCTGGGAAGTTTTCTCAAGGTTCTTGCCTTTGATGGATAAATCTTACAGTAAAGTAGAAAGTTTCAAATCAAGTGCTAAGGTTCGGCCGGGTGAGAGGAAAGTGGGCTcctatgatgttgattatgaagTTTTCCAAAAAGCTATTGTTGGAGGTTTTGTGCCACCATTTCCATCATCAGAGGATGAACATGAAACCCATCTTCCTGCAAGAGAGAGTAGTTGGAGTGCCTTAAGGCGTAAAGTTTCCTCTTCTCATATGAAGGAGATTGTCACAGCCCCTAAGTCATCCCTCCCAAGGGTTTATTCCGATTCCATGTTGTGTATTCATTCAACAAAAACTTCATCTCCATCCTCATCATCTATATCATCATCTTCGCCCTCGTATATCTCTCCAGATTCTGTTTCTTCTGATTCCAATTCTCATTTGAAGTTCTTGTCAGAGGTTTCCCCAGATAACTCTGCAGTTTTGACTGCCAATCCAGTGTCTTCATCTTTGTCCAAGTTTTCTAATTTGACCCTGTTGCAAAGTTCTACTTCCCAACCAGTATCTAATAGTGCCGATATCTGTGATTTCAAGTTGTCACATCCTCATTCTCACCCAGCCCCGTTGCCTTTGAAAAAACCATCATCTTCCTTGGCCGAACGCAGGGGTAGTTTGTCAAAGTCTTTGCAGTTGCCTCTAATGAATGATAAAACAGAGGTAACAGATAAACCATTGCCTTTGCATGCTAATCGACAGGATGGGGTTCTTGAGAATGGCAACTTAAGCTGTTCGCAACCATCAGATAGTACATATAATTCTTGTGGAACTAACAATCGTGTCGAGGACACAGGCGCTAATTCAATTAATGTGGACTACAAGGATTCTTTGCCCGTTAGAAAGTCTAGTGAGTTGTCAATATATGGTTCCTCAAGTGGATACTTGAAGCCTACATCATCAGATTCACTTCATAATGGGGATGGCTCATTGCAGTGCAAGATATCCCAAACTCTAGTATACCGCTGGCCCAATTTAGAAAAGATCGAGACTTTTGGTGCAAGTCATCTGGAATCTAAAGCTGCTTTTGTTGTGTTCTCTCCAACTTTTGATGTCAATGAGGGAAacattttatatttttggatagGGAGGTCTTTCAGTTGCGATGCTTCACGGGTTCAGTTAATCAGAGGTATGAAGTCAGATTTTGTAGGAGAATTTGACTGGAATCGAATTGGTTGTGATGTTCTTACACGGTTAAGTTTGCCGAAGAATACTATTGTCAAGGTATGCCTTTATCTCTCTTTTATCAAGTTTGACTTTTGTCACACCTTGCTATAACTATAACTCCTTTTTAATAACATGTTGATTGTTAAATTCCTTTTGTGAATAGGTTGTTAGACAGAATGAAGAACCACGAGAGTTCCACTCTTTGCTGAGTTCATTGTAGCGAAAGGATAGTAGCAGAGCCCTCGTCTCCAATAACTTGCATAACCTTTACTGCGTATGCAGCTGTGATTACCTACGTCACTTTCATTCTCtgattttgatcttcccttgGGACAAGATATCAAGTGAGGTATTGATAGGCATCCTACAATCTCCATTACTAgttcaaaatatttttccttaatCAATTAATCTTGATTTTTTATATCATGGTAATAGTTGTTTTTTTAAATCTTCTGTGTTGTTTATAACATGTTTAGAACTAACTTAACTATTCTAAACTTAGTTGCAAGTGTGGATTTTGAAATTCTTATTGAATCTCAATAGAAAAGACAAAGCTTTAGCATTGCTGGTTTAATTTTTTGCATGAAAAATACTAATGAACGTTTGCATGAAATGGTAATTCAAATGTATTTTGTGTTGATGGATAGTTTCAAGAATAACAACTTCATGTAACTATTGTTAATACTTATGTTCAGGGAGGGAATAATAAGTTTGCAGACAATCATGTCATTTCAAAATAATGAGATTGAGAGTTTTTGTTTTCGATTTAGAGAAATGATATTTGCACCACCAATAATAAACTTTGTTGCTTGTTGGTTGCAGGAGGTTGCCACTTTGCCAAGTCCATGATCCTAGTTCAGCTTATTGTACAGTGCTTTTACACCTTCAATTTGGACATTTATGTTCTGCATATAGAAAATTCTTGCTTATTCACATTTATTAGATTTAAAGAAAAATGTTCATGCTTTCTCTCATGATGCTTTACTTCATATATCCCTGAATCAGGAATTTCTAGATTCAAACAAAGAGATTGGATGATATCACACTCCTTAATAGCTAGTCAAGTAGTCATGGTATTCTAAGAGATTTAAAAtgtaaaggagaaaaaaagaaactatggtaaatttttttttttaaaatggaaATACCTTTTATGATACAATGAAATGGCAAACATGACTATTAAAAGGGAAAAATTATCTTAATGCTGCAAATAACAAATGAAATAGTGAACTACCACAAAGGGACAAACTTGAAAAAAGTGTGTTGTGCATAgtaagatttaattattatttttaatcatgaaAGAGACGAAAGTTGTATATTAATTTCTATTTATTAAAGATTGATTTAGTTagacaaaatcataaaaaatgggtTGTTTGCTGAGTACTAGTAGTCTTGCAGATTactgctgttttttttttcagagaagaaaaatattttaccaattataagaaaagataaaattaagtttaaaaaaaaaaaggttctaTATTAAACTAAAAGCTAAgagtaaatttgaaatttaattacaaaaaatctCGAAACTCGTAGAAACCGAGACAGATTTGAGCTTCTTTTGTTTCTGCATCCTTCCAGATTCTTACACTGGATAGAGTCATTTATAATAAAGAACAAATAGTAGCCATTTAACTCTCAATTTATATTTTGCAATTAATTGTATACTTGCATTACCGCTGACATCTCAATTTGAAGAAAACTAGGCACCGCATCATAAAGCGGTCATACTTAAATGCCAACTTGTCCTATTCTTTCGCTAATTTATACATACAACTATTTGCTACCTTAAATATATACCTAACACCATCACAATATTTGATTCAATGTTAAGAACAATAGTTAAGGCTGGGGTTGTTTACAGATACAAAACACTGAGATAATGATAGAGAGATATAAAATTGTATTTAACAGAATAGATATGAATAGAGATATTATATTTAGagatactgaattagtgtattttgtgttcaTCCTGATAGAAAGGACACAAAGATACTAACAAGgaacataatttatttattattctttgttaattttttataattatattttttattattatattttttatcttaaattttttgaatgaaaaaaataagaataaattaaatttttataatttattatagtttatcaccaaatagaatacaataacacaaaattttatatCTCTGTTCTTTATGTCTTGTTCTCAGTATCTTGTCTTATTCTATTCTCGAAAACAAACACAACTTAAAAGTTAAACACTTCGTAAAATTTGCTATATGTGCAATATATCTATATACACTGTAATATCATTTTacatattttagttatatttgATTTAAGTAGTTGAACCAATCATTTAGGCTgcgtttagttttaaaaaaaaaaagatattaagaataagatacaaatgataaaaatataaaaattaatatttttatattttattcagtgataaattaaatataaaaataaaataaatattaaaaaatttaatttatctttatttttgatacaaaatttaaaataaaaaatataattataaaaatttaataataaaaataataaaaaaataaaaaaatatattttcctccaGTATTTCAAAACACAATATCTTGTTTATATCTCATTTTGTATATGACTTAGTGTCCTTGTATGTATTGACTCGCACACTCGATAACGGAAAAATACGGTCTTTCATTCttgtgggtttttttttttatacttacGATATTCTTCAACCCGACAGATTAAGAGACTCCTGACACTGGACAAGTGAGCTGACTACTGTCGAACCCAAATTGGTTTGTGGGTTTTTTTGGTAAGGGTAGTTGAGATAGTTTTAAAAGGGCTTTGTTGGGGCTCATGGGCCATAGCCGCTCTCAACAACAGATTCGAACAGGGGCCCAAAACTCATGTTTCGGGTCACTGCGATGACAAGGTTATTCCCGTAATTTCGTGTTCTGTATAAATCTCGTATCCACGTAATGTTCACAAATCCAAAACCCTAATCTTCAGCAGCTGCACCAGCTCTTCCAACTGTAAGCTTTCTTACTTTCAACTGATTCAGATTCACATGCACTTACCTATACGATTTGTTATAGTCACCCATAAATTTTATTACTGAATCAGAGGAGCCATtgttgaatttgaatatttgaagtTCTCATTGATTTCTGTATTTTCCCTcttttttaaccttattttatgCTTTAACGGGTTTATTCAATTTATCGATATATGCATGTGCAGGAGCTTGTTAGAAGGGTAGCTGAGCGTTTGCAATGGCTCCCGCTAAGGgtaatttcaaatttaaacattttttattgGTTTTATTGTCCAAATTTTCATGTACATACTTTATCTTCCTTTTAATGTGCCTTTGTGTGTTTGTGCTAATGTTAATTGGTTGATTGTtatccattttttattttattttatttttttgtttggtaTTTGGTCAATAGGGCTCTGAGTTTTGAATTGTACATAACACTGATAAGTAACTTAGAATATGAATAAGTGAACCTAATTTACAGGACATGGATGTGCTCATTTCCTTGGTTTGTACCTGAACTAATGATAACcattttataatttcttataCTTTTCTCTTTAGACTtgtttctggagtatttgctgAGACATTGGCAAACAATTTCTTAGTTTTGTGTATACTGTGATTTGCACTATGTTCAGCACTCATCTTGACAGATTCCCCAATGTGTTATATAAGCTTGACAATACAGTAGTTTAGTGCATTATTTTTATAAACGTCGATTTAGCGGTATAGGAGCAAATATTGGAAATCATTTTAAAATAGTGAATCTAACAAGATTGTTGTTCTTGTGTAGCTGATAATACCAAAAAGGCTGATCCCAAAGCTCAGGCTTTGAAGGCAGCCAAGGCTGTTAAATCAGGTGGCAAAGTCTTTAAAAAGAAAGCTAATAAGATCAGGACCAAAGTCACATTTCACCGACCAAAGACACTCAAGAAGGACAGGAACCCTAAGTATCCTCGCATCAGTGCACCaccaagaaacaagttggaccatTATCAGATTCTTAAGTTTCCTCTTACCACAGAGTCTGCAATGAAGAAGATTGAGGATAACAACACACTGGTTTTCATTGTTGACCTCCGTGCTGACAAAAAGAAGATTAAAGATGCCGTCAAGAAAATGTATGATATTCAGGCCAAGAAAGTTAATACTTTGATCAGGTAACGGGCAAGACAAAGCATTTCAATTCTGCTACATGTAAACTTTGCTAGTTGCTGTTTTCGAGCATCCTTAGAATTAATACAATACTAATATTAATCATTTATATGTCAATGTTACAAGATTGTGTTTCTTATGTTAATCGAATGCAGACTGCTTCGTTGTGTGGATTATAATATTTGGGTGTGTTATAATGTTTTAACAAACTTTTCATTTCCTTGTATGCAGGCCGGACGGAACGAAGAAAGCCTATGTGAGGTTGACTCCGGATTACGACGCTTTGGATGTAGCCAACAAAATTGGCATAATCTAAGTTGTGCTGCTTTATTTGAGAAAAGTCCATCAATGGTTGCTTAGATAGTTGTTCTTGTTATACATGCCCCTTTTGCTAGGACTTTGTTATCCATATGTATCAACTAAAGAATTGTCTATTCAATTTTGGGAGTTGTTTTATGAACTCAATTTTATACCATGGCAATCTGTTCTTGATCGACTTTTTGATTTTCACTCTTAGTGTTTAATTTGCAGCATAAGGTGCTTTGCCTTGTATGGTAGATTTAGATTTAGTAACAGGTTTTATTGGTCCAATAATATTGGATGAAAAAGTTATTTTGATTATGCCTAACTGAAACCGTTATATTAGCCACGTATTTGTATCACAATTTCAGAAAGTTATAATTAGGACAAGCCAAATAGGGAATGTGTGGTTCTGATGTAAAATATTCCATGAAATTATTATCAGTTATAACAATAGAAATGAATAAAATGCAAAGCACCAATTTATCTgaaattcgattttttttttgtttatccttTTGGGGAACAAATAATAGTTATATTTTGTTCTTTTTGTACAATGCATTGCTCAATTCAGCATACACTATTTGTAATAAGCAAAATCGACACTGAACTCTCCAAAATGAACATTCTCGCTTATAGAAGAGTTCTTTATCTCTAATACAAAATGGTTATAAATGGTGATATTATCAAACATTGAAAATCTTGAAGGAATCTATAACTGTCTGCAGTCTGTCCTTCATCTTCCCCCATCTTCTCTCATTTGCTCCTGTGGTCAATGTGTAAAATTTACCTGCAATGTTTAACAACTCAAGAGTGTGTTCAAAAGAATTTAACTCAATAGCACAAGGAACAAAATCATATGATGTTATAGTTAATAATGAATCTAATTGTTCTTCACCACTCAATAGTGTTTCCTCTATTTTATGGTCACTCACACTTTTTGGCACATTCAAAAGTAAGGATCCAACCATACCATTGCCAATGGAAACTGTGCTAAGAGCATGCCGAGTATAGTTCGGAGCTTGCGCTATGAACTCGAATCGATAATATGCTTTTCCATCAATATCTTGCTGTAACATCAAAAGATGGTGCATGCTATGATCAGTGTTTTGTAGTtgttgtataaatatatataagagCTCAAACCCCAAAAGTTAGAAAGAAATGAATGAATGAGTCTTATGACAAAGAAATATGATGACAACATAAAAGTGTGTTAGAAAATTTTCATTTAGCAAGATCTCATATCATTCATGGACAAATTCCATAAGAATCATGTGACAAATATACTGGCTTCAACTTGCATAAAAAATTTACTGACTGATGGGATTGAATGGAATCCAAAATTTCCAATGGCAGTAAAGGAACTGATAATATTTTACTACTTCAAATAACTATATATCCTCAGTAAAGTTTGATattcaaaatgaaatgaaactagCAGAACATAACAAAGGAAGAGAATTCATAGCTGAACAACAAACCTCTGTTGCCTCAATTATCTTTGTTTTCTGGGTTGGAGGAGCCAAAACCTTCTTGATTAGAGTTTCACCAACCTACAAAACAAACTAAAAGGAATAACTCCTTTCGTTCGGTTCAAGATATCAAAATAAGAGAAGGCCTAAACAGTTTCTTCCGATTGTTTCTAAATTTGGTAACTGTTTGTCGGTTGGTTGTGTATTTCATTATAGTTCTATAAACACAATGCAACTTGCACTGATACAAGGCAAACCTGTTGAGGGGACCCGAATTCTCGAATATCCTGTTTGCCGGTTGGGATCATATTTACACTAACACTTTCAAGGGGTTCGATGACATCTTTGAACACCTTATCTTGACCTTCAATCACTACTTCCTGCCATCCAAAAGGGTAGAGAAATTGGTATCCGTCTTTCTTATCCAATACCGGCAGATACCCTTTCTTATTTTCTGCAGCAACTGAGCAATATCAAGCGTAAATCCACGATATATCAGGCATCGGCATTTAGGTAAGTTAAGAGGTGAAGAAAATGCAATTACTTCCAACATATGGAAAACTCAACTGCTTAAAATGCAATCTTACAGGAGTATGAATGTTGGTTGAACAAAAAAACCAAAGGGGTTGTAGAACCAATGGCGATTACTTGACGCCTTCCAGGTCTATCTGCCAAACCGTCACAAGAGATTAGACAAAGATTATACCAATTCAGAATTCATAAAATCTTCTACCTAAGTTCCCTATCATGCTATGCTAAGTTTTcttgaagaaaaataaacaaaatcctaCTTCTCACTACAGTCCATATTGACATTGTTATTAGGCATTTGGTTTGTACGAAAAATCGACATCACCTTTCTAAACTACACCTTAATCTAGTGTTTTCATtgattagaaaatcataaaaggaGAAATTGTTGGCAGACACAAGTTCATTGAGCTCCTTGCATACCCTTttagaagttaaaaaaaaaaaagacagcaAGATAGTGCCAATGATGAAAAACAAACAGATTAATTCTAAAGTTCAAGTCACAATAAAATGTATACTATACACTAAACACTACACACTATACACTATACAACATTTTATGAAATAATGATAGCTGTGAAAGGGAGACAAAAATTGACCTTGGGAAAGTGACCCTGTTGAATTAGATTGTGATGGAACTTGTGCAGCTTTGACAATGAAAGAAATGCTCTCTCTTCTAGAGGAACGAGAAGCACCATGCTTCTGTAACAAGCACAAATTAAAAGAGATTGAATCAAACTACAAAGCTAAAACatatgaaagagagaaagagagaggatggTGTACCTGAGGGAAAGAATTATGGAAGAGGGTTTGGTGAAGTGTAGGAGAATTCTGGAGGGAAGCCATTGTTATTATGGCTTTGGAAAATGCAAAGAGAAAGTGAAACTAGTGTTGTTTGATTCTTAATGCATTCTATCTTTGTGGTGGAGGAGAACCCTTGTGACTTGGACTTATCCTTTTATGCTATAGTGTGTTAGTGTCCATGTGGATGTTCCATATCTTAGGCTAGGCTGTGTTTGTTTACAGAGCCAGGACATTGAGATAGGGACTCAACAACACAAAATTGTGTTTGGCAGAAGAGACATAGACAGAAATAATGTGTCaaaagacactgaattagtgtattttgtgtccatcttgacaggaaggacacggagacactaacaaagatataacttatttttcattttttctttcattattcttgttaacttttcataattatatttttttattattatatttttcatctcaaattttttgaataaaaaaaactgagaataaattaaatttttataatttgttctagtttatcaccaaacaaaatacaagaacataaaattttgtGTCTTTGTCTCTTATGTCTTCTTCTCAATGTCTTGTTCTGTCATGTTCTGAGAAACAAACGTAGCCA
The sequence above is drawn from the Arachis hypogaea cultivar Tifrunner chromosome 4, arahy.Tifrunner.gnm2.J5K5, whole genome shotgun sequence genome and encodes:
- the LOC112744847 gene encoding protein-tyrosine-phosphatase MKP1-like — protein: MVGNDDAGDRRVFWRSASWSSSRTGTASSNNPSGEADPNSCGGDTVTGQNRKFCPPPLTPRSQQSSKSRSSLPPLQPLSIARRSLDEWPQASSDDIGEWLPPQPPLTPGGGMRGNPGERLKLDLSSIQMNNDRNCNNGSNSSGNNNSCNNNGVSGLLKRDRIAFFDKECSKVAEHVYLGGDAVAKNRDILKQNGITHILNCVGFVCPEYFKADFVYRTLWLQDSPSEDITSILYDVFDYFEDVREQGGRVFVHCCQGVSRSTSLVIAYLMWREGQSFDDAFQLVKAARGIADPNMGFACQLLQCQKRVHAVPLSPTSLLRMYRMAPHSPYDPLHLVPKMLTDPSPSALDSRGAFFVHIPTAIFVWIGMKCDPIMERDARGAVGQIIRYEKAEGPVKVIREAHEPADFWEVFSRFLPLMDKSYSKVESFKSSAKVRPGERKVGSYDVDYEVFQKAIVGGFVPPFPSSEDEHETHLPARESSWSALRRKVSSSHMKEIVTAPKSSLPRVYSDSMLCIHSTKTSSPSSSSISSSSPSYISPDSVSSDSNSHLKFLSEVSPDNSAVLTANPVSSSLSKFSNLTLLQSSTSQPVSNSADICDFKLSHPHSHPAPLPLKKPSSSLAERRGSLSKSLQLPLMNDKTEVTDKPLPLHANRQDGVLENGNLSCSQPSDSTYNSCGTNNRVEDTGANSINVDYKDSLPVRKSSELSIYGSSSGYLKPTSSDSLHNGDGSLQCKISQTLVYRWPNLEKIETFGASHLESKAAFVVFSPTFDVNEGNILYFWIGRSFSCDASRVQLIRGMKSDFVGEFDWNRIGCDVLTRLSLPKNTIVKVVRQNEEPREFHSLLSSL
- the LOC112744850 gene encoding large ribosomal subunit protein uL23-like, with the translated sequence MAPAKADNTKKADPKAQALKAAKAVKSGGKVFKKKANKIRTKVTFHRPKTLKKDRNPKYPRISAPPRNKLDHYQILKFPLTTESAMKKIEDNNTLVFIVDLRADKKKIKDAVKKMYDIQAKKVNTLIRPDGTKKAYVRLTPDYDALDVANKIGII
- the LOC112744848 gene encoding psbP-like protein 1, chloroplastic isoform X1, with amino-acid sequence MASLQNSPTLHQTLFHNSFPQKHGASRSSRRESISFIVKAAQVPSQSNSTGSLSQDRPGRRQVIAIGSTTPLVFLFNQHSYSFAAENKKGYLPVLDKKDGYQFLYPFGWQEVVIEGQDKVFKDVIEPLESVSVNMIPTGKQDIREFGSPQQVGETLIKKVLAPPTQKTKIIEATEQDIDGKAYYRFEFIAQAPNYTRHALSTVSIGNGKFYTLTTGANERRWGKMKDRLQTVIDSFKIFNV
- the LOC112744848 gene encoding psbP-like protein 1, chloroplastic isoform X2 — its product is MASLQNSPTLHQTLFHNSFPQKHGASRSSRRESISFIVKAAQVPSQSNSTGSLSQDRPGRRQVIAIGSTTPLVFLFNQHSYSFAAENKKGYLPVLDKKDGYQFLYPFGWQEVVIEGQDKVFKDVIEPLESVSVNMIPTGKQDIREFGSPQQVCLVSVQVAFMHHLLMLQQDIDGKAYYRFEFIAQAPNYTRHALSTVSIGNGKFYTLTTGANERRWGKMKDRLQTVIDSFKIFNV